Proteins co-encoded in one Kutzneria chonburiensis genomic window:
- a CDS encoding LuxR C-terminal-related transcriptional regulator, which produces MGSLLFRFAVRNHMRDHNIPIPGRQSTVEENEQLLTVLVAEGMGNRQIATILDTSEKSVEGRLSRIFSRTGRRSRVEVAVALLNDQL; this is translated from the coding sequence ATGGGCTCCCTCCTCTTCCGCTTCGCCGTCCGCAACCACATGCGCGACCACAACATCCCCATCCCTGGCCGACAGTCCACTGTGGAGGAGAACGAGCAGCTCCTCACCGTCCTGGTGGCCGAAGGCATGGGCAACCGCCAGATCGCCACCATCCTCGACACCAGCGAGAAGAGCGTCGAAGGCCGCCTCTCCCGCATCTTCTCCCGCACCGGCCGCCGCTCCCGCGTCGAAGTAGCCGTAGCCCTCCTCAACGACCAGCTCTGA